A genomic segment from Fuerstiella sp. encodes:
- a CDS encoding PQQ-binding-like beta-propeller repeat protein, with product MLALAFTTNVSAANWPAWRGPRGDGITSEQSLPVRWSSTQNILWRTPLPAAGNSTPIVWDGRVFVTCPIKDGKLRRLLCFDRATGAELWRYDVPYAEEETWHPDNPFCTASPTTDGERVYASFGSAGIIACSFDGELVWHRSPGRLAHEFGLATTCVLYRDLLIVYRGPGEPTHIIAVDKRTGRTVWDRPERAKNHGMFGSYSVPLIVPVGDHDEMVLTLPDELKAFNPLNGKPLWRCAGLGPAIHAMPAAGDGIVFGLGGVPGGILAVRTGGLGDVTGTHRLWEDHGNQRRIGSAVCHGGFLYVADASGIARCLNARTGEVVARRRLAGRLWGSVVLSTDRLYFSNTDGNVFVLSADTDLRRIAHNRIDEEMKASLAPSDGQLFIRTWEHLYCIGQPQ from the coding sequence GTGTTAGCGTTAGCCTTCACAACGAATGTGTCCGCTGCGAACTGGCCGGCGTGGAGAGGGCCCCGGGGCGACGGGATCACCTCTGAGCAGTCGCTTCCGGTCCGCTGGAGTTCGACTCAGAACATCTTGTGGAGAACCCCCCTCCCCGCTGCCGGTAATTCGACTCCGATTGTGTGGGATGGTCGGGTGTTTGTGACCTGTCCGATCAAGGATGGAAAACTCCGCAGGCTGTTGTGCTTTGATCGTGCGACGGGTGCAGAACTTTGGAGATATGATGTTCCTTATGCTGAGGAAGAAACATGGCATCCGGACAATCCTTTCTGTACTGCATCACCTACCACCGATGGAGAAAGGGTTTATGCAAGTTTTGGTTCGGCAGGGATTATCGCCTGCAGTTTTGACGGAGAACTGGTTTGGCATCGTTCGCCGGGAAGGCTCGCACACGAGTTTGGTCTGGCCACAACGTGTGTGCTCTATCGGGATCTTCTGATCGTCTACCGAGGTCCTGGTGAGCCGACTCACATTATTGCTGTCGACAAACGCACGGGCCGGACAGTGTGGGATCGACCGGAGCGAGCAAAGAATCACGGAATGTTTGGTTCTTACAGTGTCCCGCTTATTGTTCCGGTTGGTGACCATGACGAGATGGTTCTGACGCTCCCTGACGAATTGAAAGCTTTCAATCCTCTTAACGGGAAACCGCTTTGGCGGTGTGCCGGGCTCGGCCCTGCGATTCATGCAATGCCGGCAGCCGGCGACGGGATTGTCTTTGGGTTAGGCGGTGTGCCTGGTGGAATACTGGCCGTGCGGACCGGCGGACTTGGTGATGTCACCGGAACACATCGGTTGTGGGAAGATCACGGCAATCAACGACGCATCGGTTCTGCAGTCTGCCACGGTGGATTCCTGTACGTGGCCGATGCCTCGGGGATTGCCCGTTGTCTTAACGCCAGGACAGGAGAAGTTGTCGCCAGGCGACGTCTGGCAGGGCGACTGTGGGGGTCTGTCGTGTTGAGTACCGATCGACTCTATTTCAGCAACACGGACGGTAACGTCTTCGTCCTCAGTGCGGATACCGACCTAAGACGCATTGCACACAATCGCATTGACGAAGAGATGAAGGCCTCTCTGGCTCCATCAGACGGGCAGTTGTTCATTCGAACCTGGGAACACCTGTACTGTATCGGCCAGCCGCAATGA
- a CDS encoding PQQ-binding-like beta-propeller repeat protein codes for MRVILTLLMVLNGSLMAQDNWSQFRGPTTDGHARGNLPLSWNEETNIAWKTKVHDLGWSSPVIWENQVWLTTAFKSGHRLFAVCLDRESGKILHDLHVFDVKEPQRVAAINSYASPTPAIENNRIYLHYGTYGTACLDTATGRTVWTRRDLKCDHEEGAGPGGSIALSGDLVVINMDGRDVQYVIALDKATGKDVWKTPRSADYSAVRPNQRKSYCTPTLIPWKDSHQLVSPGAKAVISYDLNTGKELWKVRHRGWSIAPRPVFGHGMAFVMMDHDHPELWAIRPDGKGDVTESHIIWKQKRGMSARSSPLLVDDLIFVVNQEGIASCLDARTGAVVWKNRLPGDYSASPLYAGGRIYFFNEDSVCTIVRAARKYEILGTSSLDGETLMASPSAAGNSLFVRTEQHLYCIGKRQVADASRSEN; via the coding sequence ATGCGAGTGATTCTGACCCTGCTGATGGTTCTGAACGGTTCCCTGATGGCTCAGGACAACTGGTCGCAGTTTCGCGGACCAACCACGGATGGTCATGCCCGTGGCAATCTGCCCCTGAGCTGGAATGAGGAAACCAACATCGCCTGGAAAACGAAGGTCCACGATCTGGGATGGTCGTCTCCGGTCATCTGGGAGAACCAGGTGTGGCTGACCACTGCGTTTAAAAGCGGACACCGACTGTTTGCTGTTTGCCTTGACAGAGAGTCGGGAAAGATCCTTCACGACCTTCATGTTTTTGATGTCAAGGAGCCTCAGCGTGTTGCCGCGATCAACTCCTACGCTTCACCCACGCCGGCTATTGAGAACAACAGGATTTACCTTCATTACGGCACCTACGGAACAGCCTGTCTTGATACTGCAACAGGCCGGACTGTCTGGACCCGGCGAGACCTGAAATGTGACCACGAGGAAGGTGCCGGACCGGGTGGTTCCATCGCGCTGTCAGGCGATCTGGTTGTCATCAATATGGACGGCAGGGATGTTCAGTACGTGATCGCTCTGGATAAGGCCACCGGAAAAGACGTCTGGAAAACGCCCCGTTCTGCCGACTACAGCGCTGTGCGGCCGAACCAGCGGAAATCCTATTGCACTCCTACGCTGATTCCCTGGAAAGACAGTCACCAGCTTGTCAGTCCCGGTGCCAAAGCAGTGATCTCCTACGATCTGAACACCGGAAAAGAACTTTGGAAGGTCAGGCACAGGGGCTGGTCGATCGCTCCTCGACCGGTTTTCGGACACGGGATGGCCTTTGTGATGATGGACCACGACCACCCTGAACTCTGGGCAATCCGCCCGGATGGAAAAGGTGATGTCACCGAAAGTCACATCATCTGGAAGCAGAAGAGGGGAATGTCAGCGAGATCTTCTCCTCTTTTGGTTGATGACCTCATTTTCGTAGTGAACCAGGAGGGAATCGCCAGCTGTCTTGATGCCAGGACGGGCGCCGTCGTCTGGAAAAACAGGCTCCCGGGGGATTATTCAGCGTCCCCGCTTTATGCCGGTGGACGCATCTATTTCTTTAATGAAGACTCTGTCTGCACCATCGTTCGGGCGGCCCGAAAATATGAAATTCTTGGAACGAGCTCGCTCGACGGCGAAACACTCATGGCGAGTCCTTCTGCGGCCGGAAATTCACTTTTTGTTCGTACTGAGCAACACCTGTACTGTATCGGGAAGCGACAGGTTGCCGATGCGTCCCGGAGTGAGAATTAA
- a CDS encoding thermonuclease family protein: MTRPFRKPSPAILATAILVGLLICRLPNSVDSEFDASQSSMVYVTRVIDGDTVKLGDGRRIRLLGIDAPELGYNGNPSEDGAMESLEWLRRRIEDTDVRLRYGPERVDRYGRTLAWIYLPDGELINKELLERGHARLVTKFGLPADLSAELHQATARARVRNRGIWKDH; the protein is encoded by the coding sequence GTGACACGTCCATTCAGAAAACCGAGCCCGGCCATCCTGGCCACGGCCATTCTCGTCGGATTGCTGATCTGTCGACTGCCAAACTCTGTCGACAGCGAATTCGATGCTTCCCAATCGTCAATGGTTTACGTCACACGTGTGATTGACGGCGACACAGTCAAACTCGGGGATGGTCGCAGAATTCGATTACTGGGAATCGACGCCCCCGAACTGGGCTACAATGGCAATCCCTCAGAAGACGGAGCAATGGAATCATTGGAATGGCTTCGCCGCCGAATCGAAGACACAGACGTCCGGCTGCGTTACGGACCGGAACGGGTTGACCGCTACGGACGCACTTTGGCATGGATCTACCTGCCTGATGGAGAATTGATCAACAAAGAATTACTAGAAAGGGGTCATGCCCGGCTGGTTACGAAATTCGGACTGCCGGCTGACTTGTCCGCCGAACTCCATCAGGCGACTGCACGAGCACGAGTAAGAAATCGAGGGATCTGGAAAGACCATTGA